The following DNA comes from Caulobacter sp. X.
CCCAGGCCAAGGACTTCCCCCGCCGCAACCGGATCATCGCCGGCCTGGCGTTGGGTGTCGTCGTGGTCGAGGCCGAACTGAAGTCGGGCTCGCTGATCACCGCGCGCCTAGCCGCCGAGCAGGGCCGCGACGTCTTCGCCGTGCCAGGCTCGCCGCTGGACCCGCGCTCGAAGGGGACCAACGACCTGATCCGCCAGGGCGCGATCCTGTGCGAAGGCGCCGAGGATGTTCTGCGCTCGCTGGCGGGCGAAGCCCGGCTGCGGGAGCGCGACCGCCCCTACGAGGCCGAGCCGCCCTCCGATCTCGATCCCGACGCGCTGCGCGAGCGCGTCGCCGCCCTGCTGTCGCCGACACCGGTCCCGCGCAACGACCTGATCCGCGCCGTCGCCGCGCCCACCTCGGCGGTCATGGCGGCGCTCGTCGAGCTCAGCCTGGCGGGTCGGGCGGAGTTCCTGGACGGCGGGCTGGTGGCGGGGCTTTAGAAACCCATCGTGATAGGTTATCCTGGATGGTGACCGTTCTCCGCGCGGAAGGCTTCCGGATCATGATCTTCGCCAACGACCATGAGCCTGCCCACGTCCACGTGTTTGGCGACGGCGAGGCCAAGATCAATCTGTTGGGATCGGACGAACATGTCGATTTAGTCTGGGCCGTGGGCCTAAGCCGCGCCGACATCCGGCGAGCGGTCGCCGTTGTCGAAGCCAACCGCGAGACTCTGCTCACGCGCTGGAGGGAAATCCATGGCTGAACTCACGGACAGCGCGATCGACGCCGCTCTGGAACGCGGCCGCCAAGCCCAGGACAGGGAGCCGCGCGCCCGCGCCGCGCGCTACGATCCCGCGACCCGCACCATAGCCGTCGAGCTTACGAGCGGCGCCGCCTTCACCTTCCCCACCGCTCTCGTGGAAAGCCTCGCGAACGCTGATCCCGCCCAAATCGGCGAGATCACGGTCTTGGGCTCGGGCTACGGACTGCATTGGGAAGCCCTTGATCTGGATCTGACCGTACCCGGACTTCTGGCCGACATCTTCGCGACCCGTTCCCATCTCGCTCAGACGGCTGGTCGCTCCACGTCACCCGCCAAAGCGGCGGCCGCTCGCGCCAATGGCGCCCGCGGCGGTCGCCCAAGGAAAACGGCCTAGCCCCCGCGCCGCGCGCCCTTGGCGAACAGCAGGTCCGACCACCGCCAATGGCCGCCGCCCAGGGCGAAACGGGCCCCGCCGGGGCCGTCGTTCAGCGAGATGAGCACCAGCCCGCGCATCGGCTCGGCGCGGCAGGCGGCGGGGGCGAAAGCGACCTCCATCATGATCATCTCGCGCAGTCCCGAGAGGCCGTCGCCCTCCTCGCCGTCGGTGCGGACCCAGTCGCCGCTCCAGACCAGCGGCGCGCGGCCCGCGCTCACGGTGGCGGCGTGGGCGCGCATCAGGGAGGCCCGGGCGCGGGGGTTCTTGCGCAGACCTTCCTGCAGCAGCCGGACCATGTCGCAGCCGGCGCCGCCGCCACCGCCGCCCGCGCCTGATCCGGCCGTCGCCGCGCCCATCAGCTCGGCCTCTCCCAGACCCATCACCCGGCTGGGGGCGGGTTTCGAGCTCGCAGGCAGGGGCGTCACGTCCTTCGGGATCGGGGCCTTTGTCGCGCGCAGGGGCGAGCGCGGCGCGGCCCGGGCGGTGTCTTTGGGTTTCTCAGGCGAAGGCGGCTTCTTCGGCGCCTTTACCGGCGACTTGGGCGCCTCGTGCGGCGCGGGCGGCGGAGGCGGCGGAGGCGGGGGCGGCGGCGGGTCGACCAGGGAGACCAGCACCGACGGCGGCTCGGGCGGAGCGGGCGTGACATGGGCCGCCAGCAGCACCGCCACCGCCGCCGCGTGCGCGGCCAGGCTCACGACCAGCGCCGCGCCCTTCCCGCCCCGTCTTTTCCACCGCGCCATCTGCTCGCCACGCCACGGGCCGAAGCGCCGGCCCGAGCGTCTGTGGACCATGGCTACGCGTCAGGAAGTGGGCGAATGGTTCAGCTTGTCACAAGCCCGCGCACAACCGAAGATCGAGTTCCGAGTGGAGACGCGATCGTGGATTTTCCGACAAAGTTGGCCTGGCTGCTGCTGCTGGCGGCGCCCCCAGCGGCCTTGGCGCTGCAGGCGGCGATCGATTGGGGACCAGCGCGGCTTGAGCGGGCCCTCGCCAAGCCGCTCTCCCTGTCGGCCGGCGCCGTCCTGGGCGTCGTGATCCTGGCGAGCTTCGCCGGCGTCCGGTTCGTGTCGCTGACCGCCAATCTCTGGGCGCTAGGCGCGGCCTATTTCGCCTATTGCCTGCTTGTCTTCGGGATAGGCCGCCTGCCCCTGGGCGTCATGCTGAGGAACACCGCCGTGACCATCGGCGTCCTGCCCATCGCCTTCGGCTATTTCCTGGGCACGGTGGGACTGTTGGGCATCATGTTCGCCATCGGCGCTTACGCGGCGCCGTCTAAGGAAACGCGTCTGGCAAACAACCTCGTCTGCATACGGATCGAAGGCGACGGTCCCAGCGGCGGCTACGAACTGCACATCCATCGTGAATGGCCGCTCGCGCCCGCGCTGCATCGCCAGGTGAAAGTGATCGCGGCGAAGAACGAATATTATGGCCCGCGAGACTGCGAGGCCTTGCGCGGAATGACGCTCTAGACGCTGAGGTCGACCAGCAGCCCCGTCCCGGCGGCCGGCGCGGCGCGCACGGCTTCCTTCAGCCGATCGGCGATCTCCGCGCGTTCGGCGTTCGAGGTCACGGGCTTGATCGGGCGGATCGGCGAGACATAGGCCTCGGTGGCGATCCTGTTGACGGTCAGGTCCATCGGCGAGCAGTCACAAAACCAGGCCATAAAACTCGCACAAGCGTCTTAACAAGCGGCTACCAGCGCCCCAAAGCAGGGCCGTTCGGCAGAGCCCGCGTTGACAGACCCCTAAGCGGGCCCCACTTTCCCCGGCGCTCGCCTCCCAGGCGATCCGCCTTACAGCCCAGAGTCATAATGAACGTCGTCGTCGTCGAGAGCCCGGCCAAGGCCAAGACCATCAACAAGTACCTCGGGTCCGACTACACGGTTCTCGCTTCCTACGGTCACATCCGCGACCTGCCGTCCAAGGACGGTTCGGTGGAGCCCGACAACGACTTCGCCATGAGCTGGGAAGTCGACGCCAAGGCCTCCAAGCGCGTCAGCGACATCGTCGAGGCCATGAAGAAGGCCGACCGCCTGATTCTGGCCACCGACCCGGATCGCGAAGGCGAAGCGATCAGCTGGCACGTGCTGGAAGTGCTGAACAAGAAGAAGGCGCTGAAGGACAAGTCGGTCCAGCGCGTCACCTTCAACGCCATCACCAAGACCGCCGTCACGGAGGCCATGAAGGCCCCGCGCGACCTCGACATGGAGCTGGTCGAGGCGTACCTCGCCCGCCGCGCCCTGGACTACCTCGTCGGCTTCACCCTTTCGCCGGTGCTGTGGCGCAAGCTGCCGGGCAGCCGCTCGGCCGGCCGCGTACAGTCGGTGGCCCTGCGCCTGGTCGTCGACCGCGAGATCGAGATCGAGCGCTTCAAGACCCAGGAATACTGGACCGTCGAGGCCGACGTCTCGGCCGGCTCGGACCCGTTCCTGGCCCGTCTGGTCAAGCACGACGGCAAGAAGCTCACCAAGTTCGACCTCGGCAACGAGACCTCGGCCCTGGCCGCCAAGGCCGCCGTGCAGGCCGCCACGTTCAAGGTCGAGGCCGTCGAGAAGAAGCCCGGCAAGCGCTCGCCCGCCCCGCCGTTCACCACCTCGACCCTGCAGCAGGAAGCCGCCCGCAAGCTGGGCTTCAGCGCCCAGCGCACCATGCAGGCCGCCCAGAAGCTGTACGAAGGCGTCGACATTGGCGGCGAGACCGTGGGTCTCATCACCTACATGCGGACCGACGGCGTCTCGATGGCGCCCGAAGCCATCACCGAAGCCCGCGACGTGATCGGCAAGGTCTATGGCGCCGACTACGTCCCCGACGCGCCGCGCCTCTACAAGTCCAAGGCCAAGAACGCCCAGGAGGCCCACGAGGCCATCCGTCCGACCAGCCTGAACCGCAATCCCGGCTCCCTGCGCCTGGAGCCGGAACTGGGCCGCCTGTACGAGCTGATCTGGAAGCGCACCATCGCCTCGCAGATGGAGAGCGCCCGCATCGAGCGCACGACGGTCGACCTGGAGAGCGCCGACGGCAAGACCGGCCTGCGCGCCACCGGCCAGGTCGTGCAGTTCCCCGGCTACCTCGCCGTCTACGAGGAAGGCCGCGACGACGAGGGCGACGAGGACAGCGCCCGCCTGCCCGCCATCACCGAGGGCTCGGCCGCCCAGGTGCGCGAAGCCCGCGCCGACCAGCACTTCACCGAACCGCCGCCGCGCTATTCGGAAGCCAGCCTCGTCAAGAAGATGGAAGAGCTGGGCATCGGCCGCCCGTCGACCTACGCCTCGGTGCTGGGCGTGCTGCGCGACCGCGAATATGTCCGCATGGAGAAGCAGCGCTTCATCCCCGAGGACAAGGGCCGCCTGGTCACGGCGTTCCTGGAGCAGTTCTTCAAGCGCTATGTCGAGTACGACTTCACGGCCGCTCTGGAAGAGCAGCTCGACCTCGTCTCGGACGGCAAGCTCGATTGGA
Coding sequences within:
- a CDS encoding DUF4160 domain-containing protein; translation: MVTVLRAEGFRIMIFANDHEPAHVHVFGDGEAKINLLGSDEHVDLVWAVGLSRADIRRAVAVVEANRETLLTRWREIHG
- a CDS encoding DUF2442 domain-containing protein — protein: MAELTDSAIDAALERGRQAQDREPRARAARYDPATRTIAVELTSGAAFTFPTALVESLANADPAQIGEITVLGSGYGLHWEALDLDLTVPGLLADIFATRSHLAQTAGRSTSPAKAAAARANGARGGRPRKTA
- the topA gene encoding type I DNA topoisomerase, with the translated sequence MNVVVVESPAKAKTINKYLGSDYTVLASYGHIRDLPSKDGSVEPDNDFAMSWEVDAKASKRVSDIVEAMKKADRLILATDPDREGEAISWHVLEVLNKKKALKDKSVQRVTFNAITKTAVTEAMKAPRDLDMELVEAYLARRALDYLVGFTLSPVLWRKLPGSRSAGRVQSVALRLVVDREIEIERFKTQEYWTVEADVSAGSDPFLARLVKHDGKKLTKFDLGNETSALAAKAAVQAATFKVEAVEKKPGKRSPAPPFTTSTLQQEAARKLGFSAQRTMQAAQKLYEGVDIGGETVGLITYMRTDGVSMAPEAITEARDVIGKVYGADYVPDAPRLYKSKAKNAQEAHEAIRPTSLNRNPGSLRLEPELGRLYELIWKRTIASQMESARIERTTVDLESADGKTGLRATGQVVQFPGYLAVYEEGRDDEGDEDSARLPAITEGSAAQVREARADQHFTEPPPRYSEASLVKKMEELGIGRPSTYASVLGVLRDREYVRMEKQRFIPEDKGRLVTAFLEQFFKRYVEYDFTAALEEQLDLVSDGKLDWKQFLRDFWKDFHAAVGEIAELRTTNVLDALNEALGPHIFPDKGDGSNPRLCPTCGTGQLSLKTGKFGAFIGCSNYPECRYTRQLGVSEGDGEAESADKELGVNPATGRAVWLKNGRFGPYVEELAAEGDKPKRSSLPKGWIASAMDLEKALRLLSLPREVGKHPDDGKVITAGLGRFGPFVLHDGTYANLENADEVFDVGLNRAVAILADKRAGGGRPQRAAAAALAELGNHPEDGKPIRVLSGRFGPYIKHGDTNANVPKGKDPAAITLEEALALIAERAAKGGGKKPAKKAAAPKKAATKAEGDKPAKKTAAKKPAAKKAAPKAKAAAAADDGAAPWDDEA